Proteins from one Methanomassiliicoccales archaeon genomic window:
- a CDS encoding arsenate reductase ArsC, translating into MSKKTILFICTHNSARSQMAEGYVNTFLSEAYLAKSAGTKPSVVNPYAIQVMKEIGVDISASRSKNLSEFRGEEFDYVVTVCSDAEDICPFFLGKEHIHHGFKDPSALDGNEEKITAGFRESRDEIIRWIRKEFKG; encoded by the coding sequence GTGTCGAAGAAAACAATCCTCTTCATATGTACCCATAACTCCGCCCGATCCCAAATGGCTGAAGGCTACGTGAACACGTTCCTGTCAGAAGCATATCTCGCAAAGAGCGCCGGCACGAAACCTTCGGTAGTCAACCCCTATGCCATTCAGGTGATGAAGGAGATAGGGGTGGATATTTCTGCTAGTCGTTCAAAGAACCTCAGCGAATTCAGGGGCGAGGAGTTCGATTATGTGGTCACCGTCTGCAGCGACGCTGAGGATATCTGCCCATTTTTCCTCGGGAAGGAACACATCCATCATGGTTTCAAGGACCCTTCCGCACTAGATGGAAACGAAGAAAAGATCACCGCGGGATTCAGAGAAAGCAGGGACGAGATCATCAGGTGGATCAGAAAGGAGTTCAAAGGATGA